The genomic segment GGACCGCAGATGATCGCGTCTACGCCTGCTGCCTGGAACAGTCCTGCTTCCGTCCCATAGCTGACGGCGGCGAGCGGCTCCTGGTCGGTGAGTTCCGCCAGAAGATTGGCAAGATCGGTGTGGCGCGCCAAGGAAAGGGCAGGATAGGCGCTCAGTTCCTCCCATTCGACACCAATGCCGGATGTGCGTAGTGCTTCTGCGACCATGCGGATGGGCTCAAGGAGGGTGGCGGGATCGATCCCGGAGATCGCGCGCGTTTCGATGTCCAGCGTGCAGTGATCGGCAATAATGTTGAGCGCCTGCCCACCCTGGATCAAGCCGGCCTGCAACGAAGAATAGGGTGGGTCGAAAATCGGGTCGAAAGGGCCGTTTGCAAGAGCGTGTGCCGCCGACACAGTCGCTTGTAACACCGGTGCCATGGCATGGACGGCATTCACGCCGAGATCTGGTCGGGAGGAGTGACCAGATCTGCCCCGCAGTACGATCCGGGCCGCCGCCTTGCCCTTGTGCGCAAGAATTGGCCGCATGCCGCTGGGTTCGCCGATCACCGCGCCCAGCGGCGGCACACACAATTTGGGCAATCGAGAAAGGAGATGTGGCACCCCGCGACAACCGGCCTCTTCGTCATAAGAAAATGCGAGATGGATAGGCCGGATGAGGGGCAATGCGACAAGCGCGGGAACGGATGCCAGCACAGCGGCAAGAAACCCCTTCATGTCGGTGGTGCCGCGGCCATGGAGCCGTTCTCCGTCGATGCGCAGGACGAAGGGGTCGCCCGTCCAGGTCGTCTCCTGCGCGGGGACCACGTCCATATGACCGGACAGGATATAGCCGGCTTTGTCCGATGGGCCGATGGAGGCGAAGAGATTGGCCCTGTCACCCTCCGGTCCGGGAAGAAC from the Rhizobium rhizoryzae genome contains:
- the argE gene encoding acetylornithine deacetylase, whose protein sequence is MNATEILKALVGFPSVVGTSNDAIVEWIRSYLEGFGILAHVLPGPEGDRANLFASIGPSDKAGYILSGHMDVVPAQETTWTGDPFVLRIDGERLHGRGTTDMKGFLAAVLASVPALVALPLIRPIHLAFSYDEEAGCRGVPHLLSRLPKLCVPPLGAVIGEPSGMRPILAHKGKAAARIVLRGRSGHSSRPDLGVNAVHAMAPVLQATVSAAHALANGPFDPIFDPPYSSLQAGLIQGGQALNIIADHCTLDIETRAISGIDPATLLEPIRMVAEALRTSGIGVEWEELSAYPALSLARHTDLANLLAELTDQEPLAAVSYGTEAGLFQAAGVDAIICGPGDISRAHKPDEFILTRELSACQSMIEALGKRCCAQIPHRMDPCP